One region of Humidesulfovibrio mexicanus genomic DNA includes:
- the hisG gene encoding ATP phosphoribosyltransferase has translation MSENKLKLGIPKGSLQDATIKLFEKSGWKIRLHSRNYFPEIDDDEIACSMCRAQEMSIYVEQGTLDVGLTGKDWILENNSDVVVVSDLVYSKVSNRPARWVLAVAGDSPCTRPEDLAGKKIATELVNFTKQYFAERNIPVEVAFSWGATEAKVVEGLCDAIVEVTETGTTIRAHGLKIIKDLLLTNTRLIANKKAWEDPFKRAKIEKMNLLLQGALKAERMVGLKMNMPKARMDQAAELLPSLTSPTVSALSDPAWLSVEIVVDESIVRDLIPELKALGAEGIIEYPLNKVI, from the coding sequence ATGAGCGAGAACAAGCTGAAACTGGGCATCCCCAAGGGCAGCCTTCAGGACGCCACCATAAAACTCTTCGAAAAAAGCGGCTGGAAGATCCGCCTGCATTCCCGCAACTACTTCCCGGAGATCGACGACGACGAGATAGCCTGCAGCATGTGCCGCGCCCAGGAGATGAGCATCTACGTGGAGCAGGGCACCCTCGACGTGGGCTTGACCGGCAAGGACTGGATTCTGGAGAACAATTCCGACGTCGTGGTCGTCTCGGACCTCGTGTACTCCAAGGTGAGCAACCGGCCCGCGCGCTGGGTGCTGGCCGTGGCCGGAGACTCCCCCTGCACCCGCCCGGAGGACCTGGCGGGCAAGAAGATCGCCACCGAACTGGTGAACTTCACCAAGCAGTACTTCGCAGAGCGCAACATCCCGGTGGAGGTCGCCTTTTCCTGGGGCGCCACCGAGGCCAAGGTGGTGGAAGGCCTGTGCGACGCCATCGTGGAGGTGACCGAGACCGGCACCACCATCCGCGCCCACGGCCTCAAGATCATCAAGGACCTGTTGCTCACGAACACCCGGCTCATCGCCAACAAGAAGGCCTGGGAAGACCCCTTCAAGCGCGCCAAGATCGAGAAGATGAACCTGCTCTTGCAGGGCGCGCTCAAGGCCGAGCGCATGGTGGGGCTCAAGATGAACATGCCCAAGGCGCGCATGGACCAGGCGGCCGAGCTGCTGCCCAGCCTCACCTCGCCCACGGTGAGCGCCCTGTCCGATCCGGCCTGGCTGTCCGTGGAGATCGTGGTGGACGAGAGCATCGTGCGCGACCTCATCCCGGAGCTCAAGGCCCTGGGTGCGGAAGGCATCATCGAATACCCGCTGAACAAGGTCATCTAG
- the hisI gene encoding phosphoribosyl-AMP cyclohydrolase: MLRPDFAKCGGLVPVIAQEAQTGEVLMLAYMNEAAWDKTIETGEAHYYSRSRNTLWHKGGTSGHVQKVHTIRLDCDADTVLIQVTQMGGAACHTGRKSCFYREIDGDAVRECSPMVFDPKEVYGK; this comes from the coding sequence ATGCTCAGACCGGATTTTGCAAAGTGCGGAGGGCTCGTGCCGGTCATCGCCCAGGAGGCGCAGACCGGAGAGGTGCTCATGCTGGCCTACATGAACGAGGCCGCGTGGGACAAAACCATCGAGACAGGCGAGGCGCATTACTACAGCCGCAGCCGCAACACGCTGTGGCACAAGGGCGGCACCTCCGGACACGTGCAAAAGGTCCATACCATCCGCCTGGATTGCGACGCCGACACGGTGCTGATCCAGGTGACCCAGATGGGCGGGGCGGCTTGCCACACAGGCCGCAAGAGCTGTTTCTACCGTGAAATCGATGGCGACGCCGTACGCGAGTGTTCGCCCATGGTCTTCGATCCCAAGGAGGTCTACGGAAAATGA